A genome region from Euphorbia lathyris chromosome 4, ddEupLath1.1, whole genome shotgun sequence includes the following:
- the LOC136226511 gene encoding putative disease resistance protein RGA3 — MLEQLNPSLGGLIYVDSILKQLKQELWSKKFLLVLDGVWGDVSNKWSWLKVKLSKVCASSGNAIIVTTRESEVASIVEASRRGWHILGGLSNKECLSILEDSVCRNIETPTAFVKIRKAIAGRFKGVPLAAKVLGGTMGYTWSKNLWLEIANSSALDPRNNGSDVSSILKLCFDYLPPFTKPCFAFCSIFPKGFSIRIEELIHLWMAEGLVGSLNDGNHCVNILILNSFLQDVERDEDGNVMQCKMHDFVHDLAFSLSNLDVLTWENFSTVDETSCIYHVYADTEVVTSSMDIHNNGAKKLRTIILDSASYQKSWKLKSLRILDLNGADMEVFPSSVGRMKHLRYLNVSNSKIRGFPKLITKLYNLQTLNLSNSNIKELPESITKLYNLQTLNLSNSNIKELPESITKLCNLQILKFLECKELTKLPRKKMNNLISLKHIAFSYEHQMPYGMGKLNGLEVLPLFVVGPDWGGCIQELEFLSKLRGHLEITRLEEVVDKKEADRANLQEKPDLRGLGFHWSYGANNRTSSDEELLEGLRPHPNIKRLTIKYYMGGKWPSWMLRMKSPNYGDCFAVINNLVDLRLEQCWNCVRVPCLGDLPSLKFLQINHMGRVKCIDNEFYWIEGSASSSGSPRLFPKLKSLCVSWMENLTEWSCPSSINSVVFPCLEILSIHSCAKLTSFPMSDLPALVKLEIKNCEEFRFLFDKQQSFPSLTSLSIVGCSKLTYIRNWLPSSTCFKEFSITRCEWLAFIREDLGRLSSLTSLEMYCCKRLRCFPEDILCKLTQLRKLCIGAFSEELDDFCYLNQIKDLSCLEELEIWGSDFFRREMSSLPNQLQHLTVLKSLKTIGFTTMEELPEWLTNLQSLQFLSLDYCRHLGCQSTATVIRRLPNLTHLSIICCPILEEIKSKIWLHSLNTRKIKVEYSHFSKVRIRLGY; from the coding sequence ATGTTGGAGCAATTGAATCCATCATTGGGGGGCTTAATATACGTAGATTCAATTCTTAAACAACTCAAACAAGAGTTGTGGAGCAAAAAATTTCTTCTTGTTCTTGATGGTGTTTGGGGTGATGTTTCTAACAAGTGGAGTTGGTTAAAAGTTAAGTTGTCGAAAGTTTGTGCAAGTAGTGGAAATGCTATTATTGTCACAACTCGTGAAAGTGAAGTGGCTTCTATTGTTGAGGCTTCACGTCGAGGTTGGCATATATTAGGTGGCTTGTCTAATAAGGAGTGTTTGTCTATTTTGGAAGACAGTGTATGTAGAAATATAGAAACCCCAACTGCTTTTGTGAAGATTAGAAAGGCAATTGCAGGTAGGTTTAAAGGAGTCCCATTAGCTGCAAAAGTTTTAGGAGGGACAATGGGGTATACTTGGAGTAAGAACTTGTGGTTGGAAATTGCAAATAGCAGTGCTTTGGATCCACGAAACAATGGGAGCGATGTTAGTTCTATATTAAAACTATGTTTTGATTACTTGCCCCCATTTACAAAGCCATGTTTTgcattttgttcaatttttccaAAAGGGTTTTCAATTAGAATAGAAGAATTGATTCATCTTTGGATGGCAGAAGGGTTGGTTGGGTCATTGAATGATGGTAACCACTGTGTTAATATcttgattttgaattctttTCTTCAAGATGTGGAAAGGGATGAGGATGGGAATGTTATGCAATGCAAAATGCATGATTTTGTGCATGATCTGGCATTCTCTCTATCCAATTTGGATGTGCTGACTTGGGAGAACTTTTCAACTGTAGATGAGACATCTTGTATATATCATGTATATGCAGATACTGAAGTTGTAACAAGTTCAATGGATATTCATAACAATGGGGCTAAGAAGTTGCGTACTATTATCCTTGACAGTGCTTCCTATCAGAAGTCTTGGAAGTTGAAAAGCTTGCGGATTCTGGACCTTAATGGTGCTGATATGGAAGTGTTTCCATCATCAGTTGGAagaatgaaacatttgagatatCTTAATGTCTCAAATTCTAAAATCAGAGGGTTTCCTAAATTGATCACCAAGTTGTACAATCTTCAAACTTTGAATCTCTCAAACTCTAACATCAAAGAGTTGCCTGAATCCATCACCAAGTTGTACAATCTTCAAACTTTGAATCTCTCAAACTCTAACATCAAAGAGTTGCCTGAATCCATCACCAAGCTCTGCAATCTTCAAATTCTGAAATTCCTCGAGTGCAAAGAACTTACCAAGCTTCCTAGAAAGAAGATGAACAATTTGATCAGCTTGAAGCATATTGCTTTTTCTTATGAGCACCAGATGCCATATGGAATGGGGAAGCTAAATGGTCTCGAAGTATTGCCTCTCTTTGTTGTGGGCCCTGATTGGGGAGGTTGCATTCAGGAACTTGAATTCTTAAGCAAACTAAGAGGGCACTTGGAAATAACCAGGCTTGAGGAGGTGGTAGATAAAAAAGAAGCTGATAGAGCAAATTTGCAGGAGAAACCAGACCTACGAGGATTGGGTTTTCATTGGAGTTATGGAGCAAATAATAGAACTTCAAGTGATGAGGAATTGCTGGAAGGCCTTCGACCTCACCCAAACATAAAAAGACTAACGATTAAGTATTACATGGGTGGAAAATGGCCATCATGGATGTTGAGAATGAAGAGTCCAAATTATGGGGATTGTTTTGCAGTAATCAATAATTTGGTGGATCTTAGGTTAGAACAGTGCTGGAACTGTGTACGTGTCCCTTGCCTTGGAGATCTTCCTAGTCTTAAGTTTCTTCAGATAAATCATATGGGAAGAGTGAAGTGTATAGATAATGAGTTCTACTGGATTGAAGGCAGTGCAAGCAGCAGTGGAAGCCCGAGACTGTTTCCAAAATTGAAGTCATTATGTGTAAGTTGGATGGAGAATTTAACTGAATGGAGCTGTCCATCGAGTATAAACAGTGTTGTATTTCCTTGCCTTGAAATTTTGTCTATTCACTCTTGTGCTAAATTGACAAGTTTTCCAATGAGTGATCTGCCTGCACTTGTGAAGctagaaataaaaaattgtgAGGAATTCAGGTTCTTATTTGATAAACAACAATCATTCCCCTCGCTTACAAGTTTATCTATTGTCGGATGTTCAAAATTAACTTATATCCGAAACTGGCTTCCATCCAGCACTTGTTTCAAGGAGTTCAGTATAACAAGATGTGAATGGCTGGCATTTATTCGAGAAGATTTAGGGAGGCTGAGCTCTTTAACCTCCTTAGAGATGTATTGCTGTAAAAGATTGAGATGTTTCCCAGAGGATATATTATGCAAACTCACTCAATTGAGGAAGTTATGTATTGGTGCATTCTCAGAGGAGTTGGATGATTTCTGTTATCTAAATCAAATCAAAGACCTTTCGTGTCTCGAGGAGTTAGAAATATGGGGATCTGATTTTTTCCGTCGTGAAATGTCTTCGCTTCCAAATCAACTTCAACACCTCACTGTTCTGAAATCGTTGAAGACAATAGGATTCACAACAATGGAAGAATTGCCAGAATGGTTGACCAATCTTCAGTCTCTTCAGTTCCTTTCTCTGGATTATTGTAGGCATCTCGGGTGTCAATCAACAGCTACAGTCATACGACGCCTCCCCAATTTAACACATCTCAGCATTATCTGCTGCCCCATTCTTGaggaaataaaatctaaaatatgGTTGCATTCTTTGAACACCAGAAAAATCAAAGTTGAGTATTCACATTTCTCGAAAGTCAGAATCCGTCTGGGATATTAG